The Kosakonia sacchari SP1 genome includes a window with the following:
- a CDS encoding site-specific integrase encodes MGHRTIRHTITRNGIYYVRFRMPGNKYFRKSLDTDSHSHAQLLMSFASPAIPLVKRGTIHPDQFGQRLSDFSNRLKQQSEHWLVQQFLNNEQSNIQPMVAQEYRETVTPSEDEEEQTEAQSKGVLTLAGAWSMYKKEKAQNWTKAISQANERFMEVLFIVLGASTDVTTITKQDIKQVMEVVENLPKRIVQPYRSMTVQQLIECDDVPPEDLVGAESIHKHLKIYKSLFKTFLTDNKDILEKSPTDGVVAAPSKARFGAYSAAEMRKFVGWALKQPDGWQKWITLLLAYTGARRGEIAKLEKSHIKFDEDSQRYYLLIAEGGQGKTENATRQVAIHPKLIEWGFLDFVNRQWKEKIFSPVSGKNMPKIGKVLADVRDQLGIPYLDDYGQRRLVHSFRHTMISTCLAGWVGNLAHLQQVVGHEKSGSGITRRYLHTFPLSTVCYVIDGLDWE; translated from the coding sequence ATGGGCCACAGAACCATACGTCACACCATCACACGCAACGGGATTTATTACGTTCGTTTCCGTATGCCCGGTAATAAATATTTTCGCAAGTCGCTGGATACAGATAGCCACAGCCACGCGCAACTCTTGATGTCATTTGCATCTCCAGCCATTCCCTTAGTCAAACGTGGAACCATTCACCCGGATCAGTTTGGTCAACGTCTTTCAGATTTCAGCAACCGCTTAAAGCAACAGAGTGAACACTGGCTGGTTCAACAATTCCTCAATAATGAGCAGAGCAATATTCAGCCGATGGTTGCTCAGGAATACCGGGAGACTGTTACACCTTCAGAAGATGAGGAAGAACAAACTGAAGCACAGTCAAAGGGTGTGTTAACACTGGCTGGCGCGTGGAGTATGTACAAAAAGGAGAAGGCTCAGAACTGGACGAAGGCAATTTCACAGGCCAATGAGCGCTTTATGGAAGTCCTGTTCATTGTCCTTGGCGCATCAACCGATGTAACGACCATCACAAAACAAGATATCAAGCAGGTGATGGAAGTTGTTGAAAACTTGCCTAAGCGTATTGTTCAGCCCTACCGCTCGATGACCGTTCAGCAATTGATCGAGTGTGATGATGTGCCGCCTGAGGATTTGGTTGGCGCTGAGTCTATCCACAAGCATTTGAAAATTTACAAATCGCTCTTCAAAACCTTCCTGACTGACAATAAAGATATTCTGGAGAAGTCTCCGACTGATGGAGTAGTCGCCGCACCCTCGAAAGCTAGATTTGGTGCATATAGCGCAGCAGAAATGAGAAAGTTTGTGGGGTGGGCGCTCAAGCAGCCTGACGGGTGGCAGAAGTGGATCACCTTGTTGTTGGCATACACTGGAGCCAGAAGAGGGGAGATCGCCAAGCTAGAGAAATCACACATCAAATTTGATGAAGACAGCCAGAGGTACTATCTCCTGATCGCAGAAGGAGGACAGGGGAAAACCGAGAACGCTACAAGGCAGGTTGCGATCCACCCCAAACTGATCGAGTGGGGGTTCCTCGATTTTGTAAACCGACAATGGAAAGAGAAGATTTTCTCGCCTGTGTCAGGTAAGAACATGCCAAAAATCGGCAAGGTCTTGGCTGATGTCCGTGATCAGCTTGGTATTCCGTACCTTGACGATTATGGGCAGCGGCGGCTAGTTCACAGTTTCCGGCATACCATGATTTCAACCTGTTTAGCTGGCTGGGTTGGTAACTTGGCGCACTTGCAACAGGTGGTGGGGCATGAGAAAAGCGGTTCAGGGATAACTCGGCGATACCTTCATACGTTTCCATTATCCACAGTTTGTTATGTGATTGATGGGTTGGATTGGGAATAG